Within the Syngnathus scovelli strain Florida chromosome 6, RoL_Ssco_1.2, whole genome shotgun sequence genome, the region ACTGCTACTTTTGCTTTCCTAAATGGATACAGCAAATTAAATAGTGTCTTGAGATCCGACTTTAACGTTTTTCGAGATGCATGCTGTTGTAAGTCTACTTTTTTATGTGAACTGTTCttcaaaaaaaagttaaagtcccaagttaaagtcccaatgatcatcgtcacacacacatctgggtgtggtaaaatttgtcctctgcatttaacccatccccatgtgattttgctccatcccctgggggagaggggagcagtgagctgcAGTGGGgccacgctcgggaatcatttggtgatccaacccttaatgctgagtgccaagcagggaggcaatgggtcccatttttatagtctttggtatgacccggccggggtttgaacccacaaccttccagtctcagggcggacactctactactaggccactgagccttCAAAAAAGAGGCTTCAAGCTGCCAGCCACTCCCAGTTGTTAACGATCAAGTCATCTCTATGCtaagaaacaataaaaaatgctaTAGAATACACAAAGTAtgtagcaacacatgtagacaatcTAAAAACGTTCAGTCATTTTTCTTCATCTGCAAAAACGTGTGCAGTTTACAGATGAATTAGGACCGTCTCTGTGAATCACAGTTCATCTGTATTATGCTGCCCCCAGATGGCCAAGGCAAAGCACAAGAGTTATAATGAATTAAATTAGTAAGAACAGATAACATAAATTACAACTAAGATTGCAGGGGCGGCAGGGATGAGTTCACAGGCACAGATTGTGGGATTTATTGTCAGGGTATGTTGCTACGTGGTGATGCTGCTGGATTGACAGCTGGTATGGTGTAGGCTTGGAAAGAAGCACACAGAGAGGCATTATGAGATGGAGATCACCGCCCGTAGACTCCACCCTCTGGATTGCAGTAATACTGCCATACCGATTCTGGATGAGGAACTGACTGGAGCAACTATGGTAATCTTGTTTTTATGTGATTTTATTCCCAAGGAAGAACCTCCAGCTCTGTGCTGTCATATCCAACTCTATCTACACTTTTGCACAGACCTCAGGACTCAATCAAGATGCTTTGACAGTGCCGCTGGAAGCTGAGGACGTGCCTTGCCATATTTAAATTTGCTTTGTTTATTGTACGGTTGACGTTGAGAGCCATGCCTTATCACGACGAGGAGTATCCGGGCCAGCCTCTGTGGCAGTCTGTGGTGCTGTTTTGCTGCAAGGGTATGATCGAAGTCATCATTGTCATCCTCTTCTTCTGGCTTCTCGTGCAGGTGCTCTTCACCAGACAACTCGAAGGTAAAGTCAGGAAGTTTTCAGTATGTTCTGTATGCATATGTCCCCAAatatttgtgttatttatttttcatcacAGTTCATCTTCAAATTCTCCTTCTGCTTGGGTTGATCACTTTCTGTTTGAGCTTGCTCCTGGGATGTATTCTGTGCTGGTGGCGAAGTCACATTTGTTGCGATGAAGACAAAGAAAGTGTGATGTCATCTGAGCCTGTGACCTTAGAGCGCTGCGTGCCCTCCTCGGCGATCCCCTCGTCATCTTCCAGGCTTCAATACGACGAGCTGGACGGAGATACGCTGGACTACCCGACCACGTTCACCAGCCCCGCCCCTTTTGATGAGGAATTTACCTCCTGGTGTTTCTCTACTGAAGCCTGTTGTGCATCTGAGAAGAAGGAGCAGACCAAGACTTTTTTCTCTCTGCGCCGCCTCAGCAGTCCACCTCTTTATAAACCCATAGACAACAACCATACTTCCCTGCCTTCTCTCCCCAAACTGTTATCCAAGGCTCTGCAGAGACGGTGCACTGTGACCGGCACTAGACACTCGCCGAGCACGTCCGACGAACCCATCCCTTTGGTTTCATTGGACTACGGCTCCAGACGCCAACCGTCAATATCCACGACACCTCACCTCAATTTTACAATATTCTTCGCCCCAGACAGACAAACCTTGACAATCACAGTCCTCAGCCTCACGGGGTCACCTCACAGGTTGGATGATGTGTCAATACAAGCCTGTCTTCCACCTCTCCATCCCTCTTTTATACAAGCATCAATCCAGAGCAACTTCAGTCAAGTCCTGGTTTTAAATGTAAACTCTGCAGAGGAGCTCCAAAGGTGTACTCTAAGACTAGCGGTATACACACAGGATATACAAGGACTGACGGGCATCGCGCTGGGGCTGCTGCAGGCTGAATGTGGAGGAGGAGACTGGAACACAAGCCATGAGATTCACTTCACAAAAGAGCTCCATTCAAACAAAAAGGTTGTGGTCCATAGACGAATGATGTTGGTTCTCATTGGGTCAAAAGTCAACAATTCTAAAGTCTTATATCCACATTATTACagtatgtgtttttttattatttatttatttatttatttatttatttatttattatgattatgattatgattattattattatatttacttAATACAGAATTGTCTCACCAGTGAGGACAAAGCGCGTAGTAGTAGCCACATGGACAATTCAGAGCCTTAGtcggaaatgaaatgaaaatataaccTGTAAAACTCATAATCCATTTCCTGTTTCCTCTCTCTGAATCTGTGCCCTTTACTCAGAGTGCGATCTACCAAGATGTACAGATGTCTAAGGGGCTTAGCTGTCCTCCGCAGATCCACATTCTGCTACACTATAACCTTCACACACATCGGCTCAAGGTGGCCGTCTTGAGGGCCGACAACCTGGAGAATCTCGTCCATACGTCCGCCACACCAGGTAAACTCGGTCTAGCCACTTGAACTTGTCACCTTGTGACTTCCTGACACTGTACATTTAGACATTATGTAAGCTGGAGAGGTAAAATAGTTCCCTTTTGCTTTTAATGTTAAGGGGATTATGGGATGTCTTACACGATCCGAATGAAGTGGGTTATCATCCCTTTTTAAATGACATTGTGGTTTAATCCGTTACTAGTCACAATCCTCATAGAAAAGTATTTCAATCTCCAGGGTACTGATAATCTTTATTTGCATTACCATGTCTGGACATGATGTTCATGGCAGTGGGCGGCCATTATCATCTCAATTTCACGTGCAGAACATGGCGTAATTCTGATTAGAAGAGGTTAAGCCTGTAAATATGGGTCTAATTGATATTTACATAACAATACAGAATGCTGTGTATAAATGACGTTTGTATCAAACATAGATTAAGTGATaagtatgaaaagaaaaaacaaaaaacaggagTACATCATAGCTGCATTTGTTGGatttattgaaattattttgtGTTGAAGTAACAAAAGAGCAACTCGTGGGACAATCAAAAATCAAGTTCTTGTTCATTTTTTAAAGCTAGAGATTGCCAAGTACCGATATCGGTAGTGGAACCGAATTAGAAAGAAGGATAGAGAATTGCCATTAATTTCATGCAATTTTAAGGAAAATTCCTATATTGAATAAAGGTCTTAATAAGCTGTCAGTTTTTTGGGagggaaattttacatataaaaatacCAGTGTTATCGCCACTTTTTATTAGCAATTACTCAAGATTTGAGAACCGGTATCGGTCTGAAAAAAAAGTGATATCGAACATCCCTAATTAAAACTATAGTGCCTAAATAAATGAACATAAAAAAGTTTTATGTTTTAAAGTGTAACTAAAAGTGAGAACATAGGATAGTCTATTATTGTTCCCCATGTCATTGACTATCAGTATTTGTTTACAGACTACCAGGTGGTAATTAAGTTGCATCATGAGGGAATCACCATAAGCAGCAGGGAAACAAAAGGAACCTCGTTTGCTGTGTGGAACTCCTACTTCCTGTTTGACCTTCCTCCAGGAGACATCAGTCACTTACCACTCATGTTGGAGTTTATAATCATGCAGGTGCGACCCGCATTAGACATTCTAACTGAACGTGAATCTTTTTATCAGTTCTTTGCATTTGAAGGAATTAAATTTCCTCCTTTCCCACATGACAGAGTCGTGCACGGTCACAATGTAAAATCCTCGGTCGAGTCCTCATCGGTGCTGAGGCTGCAGAGGCGGGGTGTGCTCACTGGAGGGACACGTGCAGTCGACAAGAAGAGCAGTCATTTTGGCACACGGTTCAACCAGAACCTTCAAAGAAAAATATGGGCAAGATGTACTGCTTATGATCTCCATCCCACATGCCAAGTTGAAATTTGCCATGAAGTGCCGGCGTCTTGGCCTTTGAGGTCTCAGCATGTTTGTTGTTGTGCATGTTTAAATAAAACCAATGCAATAGTTTTAAAAAATGACACCAAGGTAtactatattttatatatatatatatatatatatatatacggctgactagctcaatatacggctgactagctcaatcagtaagtgacatgacttacaaacggaagacccgggttcgattcccggcaggggcacaatatgagcaatgagcaattaccttaccagcagtcagtgtgggtccttaggcaagacccttaacgataccgcctacctcagagataatgagagtacaagaaacgaaagacatgccggctcagacgtcgcccggacaaacaaggtctgcgtcaggtgctggggaaccagagcaccctgatgaaaaatgggctactggaacaagacacaaatgggcgagatgcgagaataaggatctgttggaatgctactacttcagcaacccgagcgagaggggttacatgcggagaatgcgggaacaatggcaacttcaatacccacagtcaacactatcggccaagcaactagtagctcaatgttccaatatccattaacggcacctgctatcacacctcgagattgatgagatacaacacaaatgccatagcgaaggccaaccagagcaccaggtcagagacgagttaaatccaagtAAAatcccagaggttgggtacgaaaccccaataagcacaatcaagctgaacgaggcagcaactgacctgaagaacaagatcacggtgagaatgaatgctcgggaacctagatacacactgcagaggctaagtgaagtaccctcagaaagtctcctagaagatgtgaatgcagcattgacaacaattcctacggctactatcactgaaaccaatgagctgatatacacctcagcagcagtgatcctagaaatgcttggctacaagaagaattaccatatgcgaccacaacagtgcccaccatggaagagaaggctggaggccaaaataaagatagcacggagagaagtgagccaaatgacagagacccagaaaggtgcaatgaaaaagcaagttcccaagaaatacagccatatgccca harbors:
- the LOC125970794 gene encoding uncharacterized protein, encoding MPYHDEEYPGQPLWQSVVLFCCKGMIEVIIVILFFWLLVQVLFTRQLEVHLQILLLLGLITFCLSLLLGCILCWWRSHICCDEDKESVMSSEPVTLERCVPSSAIPSSSSRLQYDELDGDTLDYPTTFTSPAPFDEEFTSWCFSTEACCASEKKEQTKTFFSLRRLSSPPLYKPIDNNHTSLPSLPKLLSKALQRRCTVTGTRHSPSTSDEPIPLVSLDYGSRRQPSISTTPHLNFTIFFAPDRQTLTITVLSLTGSPHRLDDVSIQACLPPLHPSFIQASIQSNFSQVLVLNVNSAEELQRCTLRLAVYTQDIQGLTGIALGLLQAECGGGDWNTSHEIHFTKELHSNKKSAIYQDVQMSKGLSCPPQIHILLHYNLHTHRLKVAVLRADNLENLVHTSATPDYQVVIKLHHEGITISSRETKGTSFAVWNSYFLFDLPPGDISHLPLMLEFIIMQSRARSQCKILGRVLIGAEAAEAGCAHWRDTCSRQEEQSFWHTVQPEPSKKNMGKMYCL